One segment of Acidovorax sp. DW039 DNA contains the following:
- a CDS encoding DUF1501 domain-containing protein: protein MHLIQPELHSRRAFLRRSAQLGMAGTALPFALNLAAMGEAAAFTATDYKALVCVFLYGGNDYANTVITYDDDSYNKYATIRGGSGQNGGGIAIAKTDLAATLLNPTTALAGGRQYALHPAMTGMAGLFNAGKAAVQLNVGPLVVPLTRAQYNSSNRTLYPLPPKLFSHNDQQSIWQSSSPEGSTVGWGGNLGDLALSSNTNSLFTCVSVTGNAVFLSGDSALSYQVSTGGAIAINGVKGNVNGSAAVRSALTSLIQQTSTQVLENEYNRVTARAVTAESQITAGLAGVTLATAFPANNSLADQLKMVARLIGARSTLGTKRQVFMVSLGGFDLHDNLISQQPTLMKRVSEAMSAFYDATVELGVANQVTAFTASDFGRTLSSNGDGSDHGWGSHHLMVGGAVKGKAFYGKAPPVSVGNTTDANDQWHVGQGRLLPSTSVDQYAATLAKWFGVSNTELAGVLPNLRNFGSADYPTDLGFMTA from the coding sequence AGGCGCTGGTGTGCGTGTTCCTGTACGGCGGCAACGACTACGCCAACACCGTCATCACCTACGACGATGACAGCTACAACAAGTACGCCACCATCCGCGGCGGATCGGGCCAGAACGGCGGGGGCATCGCCATTGCCAAGACCGACCTGGCCGCCACGCTGCTGAACCCCACCACAGCCCTGGCCGGAGGCCGCCAGTACGCGCTGCACCCCGCCATGACCGGCATGGCGGGCCTCTTCAACGCAGGCAAGGCCGCCGTGCAGCTCAACGTGGGCCCACTGGTGGTGCCCCTGACCCGCGCGCAATACAACAGCAGCAATCGCACGCTGTACCCCCTGCCGCCCAAGCTGTTCTCGCACAACGACCAGCAGTCCATCTGGCAATCCTCATCGCCTGAAGGCTCCACCGTGGGCTGGGGTGGCAACCTGGGCGATCTGGCGCTGTCCTCCAACACCAACTCGCTGTTCACCTGCGTATCGGTCACGGGCAACGCCGTGTTCCTGTCGGGCGACTCGGCGCTGTCCTATCAGGTCAGCACGGGCGGGGCCATCGCCATCAATGGCGTCAAGGGCAACGTCAACGGTTCGGCCGCCGTGCGCAGCGCGCTCACCTCGCTCATCCAGCAGACCAGCACGCAGGTGCTGGAGAACGAATACAACCGCGTCACCGCCCGCGCCGTCACGGCCGAATCGCAAATCACCGCCGGGCTGGCAGGCGTGACCCTGGCCACCGCCTTCCCCGCCAACAACTCGCTGGCCGACCAGCTCAAGATGGTGGCCCGCCTGATTGGCGCGCGCAGCACGCTGGGCACCAAGCGGCAGGTGTTCATGGTGTCGCTGGGCGGGTTTGACCTGCATGACAACCTCATCTCGCAGCAACCCACCCTGATGAAGCGCGTGAGCGAAGCCATGAGCGCCTTCTATGACGCCACGGTGGAGCTGGGGGTGGCCAACCAGGTCACCGCCTTCACCGCATCCGACTTTGGCCGCACCCTCAGCTCCAACGGCGACGGGTCAGACCACGGCTGGGGCAGCCACCACCTGATGGTGGGCGGCGCAGTCAAAGGCAAGGCCTTCTACGGCAAGGCACCGCCCGTGAGCGTGGGCAACACCACCGATGCCAACGACCAGTGGCACGTGGGCCAGGGCCGCCTGCTGCCCAGCACCTCGGTAGACCAATACGCAGCCACCCTGGCCAAGTGGTTTGGCGTGAGCAACACCGAACTGGCGGGCGTGCTGCCCAACCTGCGCAACTTTGGCAGTGCCGACTACCCTACCGACCTCGGGTTCATGACCGCATAA